One segment of Chitinophagaceae bacterium DNA contains the following:
- a CDS encoding PorP/SprF family type IX secretion system membrane protein: protein MKKTKIIFYIFLIIGILGEGYAQNKTIITQYMLNGIVLNPAYAGSHAMVNTAVLHRNQWINIDGAPTLNLFTMDMHVPKTPISVGISLSNTNIGINTVYSILSSYAYRIPYKHGNLSFGLSIGMSIAESNYNKLTLKDKADPFLSGIISTYTPDFGVGVYYYNSKTYFGFSIPYILQTRIFNNDSSLTKFQKTPYIFINFGKLYRLHHQIQLQPSILFRIQDVQNFGADINLIAIFHDILGVGLSYKTENTLSILSQLYFHENFRFSYSYDVLSSGLSAYTTGTHEFMIIYRIRLKGHKSNKTLCPSYF from the coding sequence ATGAAAAAAACAAAAATCATATTTTATATATTTTTGATAATAGGAATTCTCGGTGAAGGATATGCACAAAATAAAACTATCATTACGCAATATATGCTCAACGGAATCGTCCTGAATCCCGCGTACGCAGGAAGTCATGCAATGGTAAACACTGCCGTATTACATAGAAATCAATGGATAAACATAGATGGAGCACCAACACTTAACCTATTTACTATGGATATGCACGTTCCTAAAACTCCCATCAGCGTAGGAATCTCTCTCAGCAATACAAATATCGGTATCAACACCGTCTACAGCATACTCAGCTCCTATGCCTACAGAATACCATACAAACACGGAAATCTTTCCTTCGGACTGAGCATTGGGATGTCAATTGCGGAATCTAACTACAACAAACTCACTCTCAAAGACAAAGCAGACCCTTTTCTATCAGGAATTATCTCTACTTATACCCCCGATTTTGGAGTAGGAGTATATTACTATAATAGTAAAACATATTTTGGATTCTCCATTCCCTATATTCTTCAAACTCGCATATTCAACAACGATTCTTCTCTTACCAAATTTCAAAAAACACCCTATATTTTTATAAACTTCGGAAAACTATACAGACTTCACCACCAAATCCAATTACAACCATCTATACTCTTTAGAATACAAGACGTTCAAAACTTCGGTGCAGATATAAATCTCATAGCTATTTTCCACGATATATTAGGAGTAGGACTCTCTTATAAAACCGAAAACACCCTCTCTATATTATCCCAACTCTATTTTCATGAAAACTTTAGATTTTCATACTCTTATGACGTACTCTCATCAGGACTCTCCGCATATACTACGGGAACACACGAATTTATGATCATATATAGAATCCGACTCAAAGGACATAAATCTAATAAAACCCTCTGCCCATCATATTTCTAA
- a CDS encoding MBL fold metallo-hydrolase has protein sequence MPSPKTQTIIITLSIISIILFFFIYFNLKREQQPSTPKYTKNTQLKTIINDTHWKGNPVDQQGNFLNLNFPYTPKISNLIKWMLQSNPQKKQKKEDKWSIPIINDTSWIHSQQNSIVWLGHATFFIRINNIKIITDPIFSNPPFIKRITPFPINPNILPSINYILISHDHRDHCDKESISLLLKKNPNLKILAGLKMDALFLEWNKSTKTQTAGWYQQFDTDTTKIKIYFLPARHWSKRGMFDDNQTLWGSFVISSHNKNIYFSGDTGYDSHFQKIGQLFPIDYAIIGIGAYKPQWIMSSSHISPQEAIQACKDMKAKICIPMHYGTFDLSDEPTSDPYNTIKKYQKYQNIKILNISEKLLITE, from the coding sequence ATGCCATCCCCAAAAACACAAACCATAATTATTACTCTCTCCATAATTTCTATAATCCTATTCTTTTTCATATATTTTAATTTGAAAAGAGAACAACAACCAAGCACCCCAAAATACACAAAAAATACCCAACTAAAAACAATAATAAATGATACACATTGGAAAGGAAATCCCGTAGACCAACAAGGAAATTTCCTCAACCTAAACTTCCCTTATACTCCAAAAATATCCAACCTCATCAAGTGGATGCTCCAATCAAATCCACAAAAAAAACAAAAAAAAGAAGATAAATGGTCAATCCCAATAATAAACGACACCTCATGGATACACTCTCAACAAAACTCAATAGTATGGCTTGGACACGCTACCTTCTTTATTCGTATTAACAACATAAAAATCATTACAGACCCCATATTCTCCAACCCCCCATTCATAAAAAGAATAACACCTTTCCCCATAAACCCAAACATACTCCCAAGTATCAACTATATACTCATTTCACACGACCACAGAGATCATTGCGATAAAGAAAGTATATCCTTATTACTCAAAAAAAACCCCAACCTCAAAATCCTTGCAGGATTAAAAATGGATGCACTTTTTTTAGAATGGAACAAATCTACAAAAACACAAACAGCCGGATGGTACCAACAATTTGATACCGACACCACAAAAATAAAAATATACTTCCTCCCCGCAAGGCACTGGTCTAAAAGAGGAATGTTTGATGATAACCAAACACTCTGGGGATCTTTCGTAATTTCCTCCCACAACAAAAACATCTATTTCAGTGGCGATACAGGATATGACTCTCATTTCCAAAAAATAGGACAACTCTTTCCCATAGACTATGCTATAATAGGAATAGGAGCATACAAACCACAGTGGATAATGAGCAGCAGCCACATTTCCCCACAAGAAGCAATACAAGCTTGCAAAGACATGAAAGCAAAAATATGTATCCCCATGCACTACGGAACTTTTGACCTATCCGATGAACCCACCAGCGACCCATATAACACTATTAAAAAATACCAAAAATACCAAAATATCAAAATCCTAAATATATCAGAAAAACTCCTCATAACAGAATAA